Within the Buteo buteo chromosome 2, bButBut1.hap1.1, whole genome shotgun sequence genome, the region cttatgactatgaaagctgttttctcaCTACTGCAGTAACAGAGTGATAAACCGATCTAACCTCAATAGTGAGAGCGGGATCACAAATGCTTATCTCTTCCTGTGCAAAGTATATGTAGAAGGAGTCCTCGACTCTCAGCGTGGCAGTCAGCCTAAGCAGATGGTTCTCTCCCAACTCTTTTCTGTACTGTGAGTAAGGCACAGAGACCTGCAGGTTGTTAGCTGGAATAGAGAGTGGTAAAATACAGATGTCAATGCAGATGATAAGTACAGTCTGGTCGTAGCCTGTGTGGCACCTAGGAGTATTAAGTGCCCAACATTGTACTAAAAGCTGCAGCATTTAAAAGCTTAAGTGATCCCAACTGGATTTGCAGATTCGAAATCTCTATGGTGATGTTGCCAGAGTGTTTTATTTCAATCACCTACAATGAACTATTCCGCCAACCTTTTGTAAACTTATGGCTAAGtgcattttttctgaagtgagatGACTAGATATACTTTTCTAGCCATGTACCCAGTACAGTCCTTACCTTCGTTGCTTTTGAGGATAAAATGAAACTCTTCCTTCCAAAGTTGGGTAATGGGCACACCATTATAATGTAGAGACTGGGCCCCAACTATCAGGTCAGTAGCTTTTTCTCCACCACTGTGGTTAAACATTTCAATGGAAAGCGGAACATCTTGTCCCAGTAGCAGAGAACTCTGTGACTGGAGGTGGATGAAAAGGTTAGGCTCTTCGAGGGCAGTAGGAATGGAgctaaaatgtgttttgctgctgctgctggttgtCTCAAGtttctttacatttctgtaGGCTTTGtcaaatacttcttttccctgAAGAGAACCTGTCGCAAAAGAAGGGAGCACATATTTTAGTATTCTTTCCTGTTTACTAGTGTGAAGCAGTAAATGCAGAAGGATGGCATTGAATTATCCTGGCAGTACTGTAGATAACGGTTTCTAAAAGCATAGAGAGATATCCTGTTGTGCTTCTGTTTGGAGCGGTTCAAGAATTTCAGCTGACAGGACATTCATTGGATGTACCTGAAAGATTTTACTTGGAAAGATATGTCATAGTATTTAAAGCACCTTGGTGCTAACATCTGTCAGAGTAAAAGAGGCTGTAGCTAGGGCACGGTACTGTGTTCTCTTGTGGTGGACTGCTGCCAAGGAGACAACATGCCATAGGCTAAGATGAGATGGTAGGCTTGCGTTGGGGAAACGGCGCTCGGTAATAGGTTCTAAAGGGGGAGCTGCTTTTTGAGGGGGGGATTGAGACAATGTCTGGGAGCACAACAgtccttttcagaaagctggaatctgaaatatatctatatatatattacaaGGTTAATGGGAGGTGAATGTACAGAGTGTACAGGTAacagaaatcaggaaagaaGGTTTTCCAGACAGGAAAGTGCGTGGTGAAGAAAGGCGTGGCCTTCTAGAGAGATGGTTAACGTAATTAAGCAGGATGAAATTTGGGGTATGACCTATGCTTTGATTCTGTAGACAGCAAGACTAAGGTGTTCCTGTGCCATTCAGGAAGGGGAAGTAGTGAGAAGTGGATGACCCTAATGCTCTGGTATGGCTCTGTTCTCTAGTCCTTTAATCTTCATTTGTAACACTGGCAGGGAATGGGCTCAGCCATTTGCCTACCCCGTACCTTCAGGATACTTGTAGCTGTGTGTGATATCCTCACAGCGTTCACTGCCCACGCTCTTGGTGCTGATGTTGTTGCCAATGTACTTTGTGCCACCGAGAGCTGGCTTGAGGGTGTCATCTGCTTTTTGTATCCAGACCTGGCACTTGGCATTGAGGGCAGCAAAGAAGTAGCAGACATCATAATCAACTTCTGTGTCTCCTTTCTTGATGGCTTGAACAGGGGCTGGCCCACAGAAGGATGGAcctgaagagaaaatgaggcCCAGTTAAGATTCAGATGTTTTACCAACCAGACCCATGCCTAGTTTAGACCTATATTGGGAGCGGTGAAGTGTCTAGGAGGACATTAGGGAGCAGTGATAGAGCTCTTAGAGCTACACAAGCTGCACAAACCAAACATGAATGATGATTTAGTGCTTAAAGTCAACAGGGTGAGTCCCTGTCCTTTTGCATCCTTCCATTGgaagctggggaagggaggagtaTTGAACTGCTTTATTTGCTCCCTGTTCCGCTCCCCGCACCCCCCTAAGCCTGGCTTTGATGCCTTACCTGTGCTTTTTTCCTGGCAGGTGGCATCCAGTGCCTGCCACCCGCTGTACTCTTGTAGCAAGTCCGCTCGTGCCATCCAGCATTCGTTCCAAACGTGGAAGGTCCTGCAAGAGACAACATCACGTGCTTATACCAAGGGACTGAGCCCTGAGGTACAGTAAAGTTTTAGCCAAACCATAGCCAATTAATGCTCCTTTGAAAGAGCTCAGCACATGCTGAGGAGAGCAGAGACCATGGGTTTTGACACAAGTGGAGTTTCTCCAGCTGGACCAGACTATCATTCTTCCTTTGTGGGTGCTAGTAATAGGGCACTCTTCAGTTTGGGTTGCAGCAGTTTCTCAAGAACAGGTCATGTAGACAGGATCTCAGCTGAGCTGTCTCCTATCCATCCCCCTGCAGCtgtttacttctttctttcccccctctaTCATTTCCTAGATCCAGGTATTGTCTCAAATTCTTGCTTGGGCCCTGCCATGTTTTCTTACCAGACACGGGCACTCTTGTCTTGTGTAAGCAGTGTCCCATCTTCGTCATAATACTCGTCCACACTCAGGCTGCTGTTAGTGTTGTGAGCCCACGTAAAGCCTGTGACCACCCTGGTAGGAATTCCCAGACACCTCAGAACTGTGCGGAAGAAAGAGCTGTGAATCAGTTGTGCATCCTCCTCTAAGGGTGCCTCTGCTGATGGATGTAGAGCCTTTTTTGGTGCTAGGCCTATTAGGAATGGCACCAGGCCTGCTGTTTGGACTTTGCAAGAGGCATTGCCCCCTCAGGAAATAAGCTATCATAGATGCGTTCTGTGAATGGTGTGCACTGATACTCTGTTATCTCAAAGCTAGCGATGCTGAATGTTGATGAGGAAACTCCAAGGATCTGCCTCTCACCTAAAGATTAGAGGTTATGTTACTGGGATCTGTGTTAATCCAGGAATTTAGGCATATGCTAGAGGTTCTGCAGAGCAAATAAGGCTTTGCTCAACACAAAAGACTTTGAACCACCACTGTACCTGAACACATGACTGCAGCAAACACCCAGCACTGCCCATAGCGGACAGGCTTGTATTGCGATGCAACCCACTGCTGGAGGATGGGTCTGCTTCCCAGCCACTTGGAAGGTGGTGTCCCGTTATAGTATTGCCCAGTCCCACATTCTGTCAGGATTCCTCTAAACTCATCACAGTtcagctgcagggaaggaggagagaaggacGGATTAAGGAATTGCCTCTCTTTGGTAGGTACACCTCATCCTGTTTGATGAAGCTACTCCCAAGGCAGATGAAACCAAAAGGATTTTTTGTGCAAAGCACAAAGGTCATGGCTGAGCAGAACAGGTGCAACAGTATCCCCTGAGATTTCAGTAAGTGTACTGTCATTGCTAAGAAACTCCTTCAGCACTACTTGTCTGTGGCAGGAATATCAGGAAGGGCTGGAGATGGGCAGGAGGTGTTGTTTTGAACAGCCGTGGGCAGGCTTCCTCTTTGGTCAGTGGGTTGCCATAAACTGGGATTGAGAAGATGTTAGTCTTTGCTCTGCATTCAGGTCTCCTCTGCTAGGGTCAGGGCTGCTGTCTGCTTTCCTTACCATGGCAGCAACTGTGCGGCAGATGTAAATAGGGTTCTTGCGCTGGGTGTGATCCTTGTCTCGTTGATGGCGTTCACCTACATCTAGCAGCATGAAGCAGATGTCAACAATATCCTCCTCAAACTGAAATAAGAACACATCATTTCAGGAAATTCGGCctgaacatttgttttctggagTCCCTGCAAGGGTTTGTAACTGTGCAGattatttctccctttctgctgaTAGTCTTGTGTAAGTGGGCTGTGGAGGATAACTCCAGGCAGAAATTTGGAGGGGGAGCACAACGTACTAAAGGCAGACCTACAGCTTTATTGAAGCAAGGTGGGAAATGCATTAGCATGATACTGCATCGCTTGATTGAGGGGAAACTGTTGCTTTTCTGGAGCACCCTCTAGGTTGGCACAGAGGTACTTCTGTGATCTGGTGGCACTAAAGTGGAGTAAAATCCCGTTCTAATCAGTGGCTGTGTCAGATGGCCTTGGGCAAATTGGAA harbors:
- the LOC142028562 gene encoding protein 4.2-like encodes the protein MGQGLSIEKCDFKITMNNNNHHTEEISAERLMVRRGQPFTITVSFSAPIHNYLQQLKRTLLIVQTGSHPSKADGTQTEFPISSLGDQKQWSAALEEQDPCFWTISVNTPANAPIGQYALLLHASKSDCLLGNFTLLFNPWCQDDEVFLANEAQRQEYILNQEGVIYLGTENAVLAQPWDFSQFEEDIVDICFMLLDVGERHQRDKDHTQRKNPIYICRTVAAMLNCDEFRGILTECGTGQYYNGTPPSKWLGSRPILQQWVASQYKPVRYGQCWVFAAVMCSVLRCLGIPTRVVTGFTWAHNTNSSLSVDEYYDEDGTLLTQDKSARVWTFHVWNECWMARADLLQEYSGWQALDATCQEKSTGPSFCGPAPVQAIKKGDTEVDYDVCYFFAALNAKCQVWIQKADDTLKPALGGTKYIGNNISTKSVGSERCEDITHSYKYPEGSLQGKEVFDKAYRNVKKLETTSSSSKTHFSSIPTALEEPNLFIHLQSQSSLLLGQDVPLSIEMFNHSGGEKATDLIVGAQSLHYNGVPITQLWKEEFHFILKSNEANNLQVSVPYSQYRKELGENHLLRLTATLRVEDSFYIYFAQEEISICDPALTIEFPENMVQYQPSIAKISLLNPLTEPLEKCVIVVAGRGLIYKQRQYKLDSVQPKSIRQLQIPFTPTQAGPRRLTAHLTCLQLQNLKSYKTIDVAAA